The nucleotide window CAGAACGCCAGCCACTTGCCGCGGCCGAGCCGGCGCTGCTGCTTGACGCGGTCGCGCACGATGTCCGGATACAGGCCCAGGCTGGAATTGTTCAGGAAGATGCGGCCGTTGACCTCCCCCACGTCGACGGCCATCGGCCGGCCCTGGGCGATGTTGGCGATGGCATCGTCCAGCGCCAGCGGGATGTTCAGGTCCCTGGCGAAATGGTTCAGCGTGCCCATCGGCAGCACGCCGAAAGTGGCGTCGCTGCCGGCCAGCACCGAGGCCACGGCATTCATGGTGCCGTCGCCACCACCAGCCACCACCAGGCGGATGCCGCTGTCGAGCGCCTCGCGCGCCGCGCCGGTCATCTCCTCGCCGCTGCCGGCCAGTGTCACGTCGGCTTCGATATCCACGGCCGCGAACTTGTCGCGCAGCGCCGCGACCCGTTCGCCGTCATGGCCCTGCCCCGCCCCACCGTTGACGATCACGATGGCCCGGGCCATCACTCGTCCCTGCGTGCCAGGCGGCGGCGGCGCAGCGTGGACACGGCGGCGATGCAGACCGCCAGCCAGCCCGCGCTGTAGGCCATCGCGCCCAGCACGTCGGAGACATAATGCGCACCCAGGTAGACGCGGCTGAATGCCACCAGCAGCACCATGATGGCGGCGGCCACCATCGCCGTGCAGCGCCGCCGCCAGCTGGGCGACGTGGTGACGATATAGCTGGCGATGAGGCCGTAGAACAGCGTGGAGGCGGCCGTGTGGCCGCTGGGGAAACTGTAGGTGGCCAGCGTGAGGAGCGGTTCCTCGAACATGGGCCGCGGCCGCGCATACACGTTCTTCAGCAGCACGTTGATCAGCATGCCGCCGGGTGCCGCGATGACGACGCACAGCAGCCAGTACTGTGCCTTCCTGCGCCAGAACCACAGTGCGAGCAGGCTCGACGCGATCGACATGCCGACGATGCCGTGAGAATGCGTGATGGCCAGCATGATGGTGGTCAGCGGTTCGAACGCGTGGGTATTGAACCACTCGGCCAGGTGGACATCGAAGCGGGCGACATCGTCCTGCTCGCCGACGGCTTCGGCAATTTCGCGGAACATCGCCACGGCGGAGACCAGCAGCGCCAGCCCTGCCGTCAGGTGCAGGCCGAATTCGCCGCCGGGCGTGAGACGCGCTGCGAGGAAGCGCAGCAGCCTGGAGTACATGGTCTGGTTCATCGTTTTCGCACTTTTGCAACGGGTGAACAAAAAACCTGTTTTTTCATACAGTCCTGTGTTTTTGTACAGTAGT belongs to Pseudoduganella albidiflava and includes:
- a CDS encoding phosphatase PAP2 family protein — translated: MNQTMYSRLLRFLAARLTPGGEFGLHLTAGLALLVSAVAMFREIAEAVGEQDDVARFDVHLAEWFNTHAFEPLTTIMLAITHSHGIVGMSIASSLLALWFWRRKAQYWLLCVVIAAPGGMLINVLLKNVYARPRPMFEEPLLTLATYSFPSGHTAASTLFYGLIASYIVTTSPSWRRRCTAMVAAAIMVLLVAFSRVYLGAHYVSDVLGAMAYSAGWLAVCIAAVSTLRRRRLARRDE
- a CDS encoding diacylglycerol/lipid kinase family protein, whose amino-acid sequence is MARAIVIVNGGAGQGHDGERVAALRDKFAAVDIEADVTLAGSGEEMTGAAREALDSGIRLVVAGGGDGTMNAVASVLAGSDATFGVLPMGTLNHFARDLNIPLALDDAIANIAQGRPMAVDVGEVNGRIFLNNSSLGLYPDIVRDRVKQQRRLGRGKWLAFCWASLAALHRYPFLSLRLHVHGDEHARRTPFVFIGNNAYTMQGFNIGERTRLDCGHLSLYVAQRPTRFGLVRLACHALAGKLAQARDFDVLLADELTIDTRRKLVRVATDGEVTLMAPPLNYRSRPGALTVMVPR